A region of uncultured Carboxylicivirga sp. DNA encodes the following proteins:
- a CDS encoding beta-N-acetylhexosaminidase, producing the protein MKQLFLFALITVALASCCQNNDIVYQTHVIPEPNNMEVTAGRYTYDEAPNVIYNQDSNLGKEEYKLEVTTKGVTITYATNVAKMYAEATLSQLQDNDGVTNYIPMVKIDDKPRFKHRGFMLDEARHFQGMEFVKKTLDRMAFHKLNKFHWHLSDDQGWRIEIKKYPFLTEKGSIRKATQVGWKPDIMDCPTDGVEYGKGYFYTQEQIKEVIEYAAKLGIDVIPEIDMPGHMMAALHAYPELGPKESYEVRQYWGVSHDVLDVSNPKTLEFAKDVISEVCDLFPYRLIHIGGDECPKEQWEKSASCQKMIKDLGLKNEEELQSWFLKEIEKTVMAKGKQIAGWDEILEGDMSKTATVYHWRFWTKENMTKVAAERGNEVVSTLNHRMYFDFYVSYDKEHFEPLAFPYATPLHKTYNYDPIPDDLDPKYHDKVIGVQGNLWTEYVTSNETAEMRIFPRFALLSEVAWTNQDLRDWENMNRKLPYIFKVYDNWKLNYNHVYIATGCEY; encoded by the coding sequence ATGAAACAGCTTTTTCTATTTGCCCTAATAACTGTTGCTTTGGCAAGTTGTTGCCAGAACAACGACATCGTTTATCAAACGCACGTAATACCTGAGCCTAACAATATGGAGGTAACAGCTGGACGTTACACTTATGATGAAGCACCCAATGTTATTTATAATCAGGATAGCAACCTTGGTAAAGAAGAGTACAAGCTGGAGGTGACTACAAAAGGCGTTACCATTACATACGCTACAAATGTGGCAAAGATGTATGCCGAAGCTACCTTATCTCAACTACAGGATAACGATGGCGTAACCAACTATATTCCAATGGTTAAGATTGATGATAAGCCTCGCTTTAAACACCGGGGGTTTATGTTGGATGAAGCACGTCATTTTCAGGGAATGGAATTTGTGAAGAAGACTCTGGATCGTATGGCTTTTCATAAGTTGAATAAGTTTCACTGGCATTTATCCGACGACCAGGGCTGGAGAATAGAAATCAAAAAATATCCCTTTCTAACCGAAAAAGGATCAATCAGAAAGGCAACCCAGGTAGGATGGAAGCCTGATATTATGGATTGTCCTACTGATGGTGTTGAGTATGGAAAGGGTTATTTTTATACTCAGGAACAGATTAAAGAAGTGATTGAATATGCAGCTAAGCTGGGTATTGATGTGATTCCTGAAATTGATATGCCGGGGCATATGATGGCAGCTTTGCACGCTTATCCCGAGTTAGGTCCTAAAGAATCGTACGAGGTTCGTCAGTACTGGGGTGTTTCGCACGATGTGCTGGATGTAAGTAATCCTAAAACACTGGAGTTTGCTAAAGATGTCATTAGCGAAGTATGCGATTTATTTCCCTATCGTTTAATTCATATTGGTGGAGACGAATGTCCGAAGGAGCAATGGGAGAAAAGTGCATCCTGTCAGAAGATGATTAAAGACCTTGGGTTGAAAAATGAAGAAGAGCTTCAGTCGTGGTTTTTAAAGGAAATTGAGAAAACGGTGATGGCCAAAGGCAAGCAGATTGCCGGTTGGGATGAAATTTTGGAAGGTGATATGAGCAAAACAGCAACTGTTTATCACTGGCGTTTCTGGACAAAGGAAAACATGACCAAAGTAGCTGCTGAAAGAGGAAATGAGGTGGTTTCAACCTTAAATCATCGTATGTATTTCGATTTTTATGTATCGTACGATAAGGAGCATTTTGAACCATTGGCTTTCCCTTATGCCACTCCACTGCACAAAACCTATAATTACGATCCAATTCCTGATGATTTGGATCCTAAATACCACGATAAGGTGATTGGTGTTCAGGGTAATTTATGGACTGAATATGTTACCAGCAACGAAACAGCCGAGATGAGAATCTTTCCTCGTTTTGCATTGTTATCAGAAGTTGCCTGGACCAATCAGGATCTGAGAGACTGGGAAAATATGAATCGAAAACTACCCTATATCTTTAAGGTATACGATAACTGGAAGTTAAACTATAACCATGTTTATATTGCAACCGGTTGTGAGTATTAA
- a CDS encoding alpha-L-fucosidase, protein MKKIFLSIALTLAASASFAQWAGKEYVVEEDEQVLEKLDEWQDLKLGFFVHWGAYSVEGLCESWPVVSEDVDWLTPHENLKEFRDHYFDLPKRFNPTKFSPDQWANLAVDMGAKYFVFTTKHHDGFTMWDTKQTDYKITNPEYPYANAKYADITGSLFDAMRSKNMMIGAYISKPDWHSPYYWSPSFESPGRNVNYKIERHPDWWKKYTDFFYNQVEELMTNYGDIDILWLDGAWADKANRGQDMKMDEVGAMCRDKQPGIMVVDRWVGGRWENYRTPEQHIPGEAEAIPWETCMTVNCCFSYRFVESEETNVKEARELTHKLIDIVSKGGNLLLDLGASPEGWFNKKEVEVVREMGEWLKINGKAIYSTRAVAPYAEANVRYTKSKDGKKVYAIVLLEEGEQMTKAMLPGCLVAKDAVVTDVATGKQVNFSQQGNSTLVDMPRKKGTAQYAVAFEISKVEKMAGKEFGKSQAAIDADNRNL, encoded by the coding sequence ATGAAAAAAATATTTTTATCAATAGCGTTAACACTTGCTGCATCAGCTTCTTTTGCTCAATGGGCAGGAAAAGAATACGTGGTAGAGGAAGATGAACAGGTATTGGAAAAGCTTGATGAGTGGCAGGATCTTAAATTGGGATTCTTTGTTCACTGGGGAGCATATTCTGTTGAAGGTTTATGTGAATCTTGGCCGGTAGTTTCGGAGGATGTGGATTGGTTAACACCACACGAAAACCTGAAAGAATTCAGAGATCATTACTTTGATTTACCTAAGCGTTTTAATCCTACCAAATTTAGTCCCGATCAATGGGCCAACCTTGCAGTGGATATGGGAGCTAAGTACTTTGTTTTCACCACTAAGCACCACGATGGATTTACCATGTGGGATACCAAGCAAACAGATTATAAAATCACCAACCCAGAGTATCCGTATGCAAATGCTAAATACGCTGACATAACAGGATCGTTGTTTGATGCTATGCGTAGCAAAAACATGATGATAGGTGCTTATATCTCAAAACCCGACTGGCACAGTCCTTACTACTGGTCACCATCATTTGAAAGTCCGGGTCGTAATGTAAACTATAAAATTGAACGCCACCCCGATTGGTGGAAGAAATACACTGATTTCTTTTATAATCAGGTAGAGGAGTTGATGACCAACTACGGTGATATTGACATTCTTTGGTTAGATGGTGCCTGGGCTGATAAAGCCAACAGAGGCCAGGATATGAAAATGGATGAAGTGGGAGCTATGTGTCGTGATAAACAACCGGGAATAATGGTGGTTGATCGTTGGGTTGGCGGACGATGGGAAAACTACCGCACCCCTGAACAACATATTCCGGGAGAAGCAGAAGCTATTCCTTGGGAAACCTGTATGACTGTTAACTGCTGTTTCTCTTATCGTTTTGTAGAAAGCGAAGAAACAAATGTAAAAGAAGCCCGTGAATTGACTCATAAGCTAATCGACATTGTTTCGAAAGGAGGAAACCTTTTACTAGACCTGGGAGCTTCTCCTGAAGGTTGGTTCAATAAAAAAGAGGTGGAAGTAGTGCGCGAAATGGGTGAATGGTTAAAAATCAACGGAAAAGCAATTTACAGCACCAGGGCAGTTGCTCCTTATGCCGAGGCTAATGTAAGATACACGAAATCGAAAGATGGTAAAAAGGTATATGCAATTGTTTTGCTCGAAGAAGGTGAGCAGATGACTAAGGCTATGTTACCAGGTTGTTTGGTTGCTAAAGATGCGGTTGTAACTGATGTTGCAACTGGTAAACAGGTTAATTTTTCACAACAGGGTAATTCAACATTGGTAGATATGCCAAGGAAAAAAGGAACCGCTCAATATGCTGTGGCCTTTGAAATATCGAAAGTAGAAAAGATGGCCGGTAAAGAGTTTGGTAAGTCACAGGCTGCCATTGATGCTGATAACAGAAATTTATAA
- a CDS encoding glycoside hydrolase family 3 N-terminal domain-containing protein, with protein MKRIAQLLLIALVVSACGRTEGWKDASLPEETRAELLLKEMTLQEKVRQMNMTRGDYLKVDGEINKEKVTEQVGDLGLGSIHDFYPKTAEEYNTVQRITIENSRLGIPVMLMEEMLHGYLTQGATVFPMPIGMGASWNKELMNKVGKVIGTEARIHGAHVALGPTLGIAREPRWGRVAELYSEDTYLTSEIGVQIIQGMGGLDPKSPFSMVAGPKHYAVHSAPISGSNASPVLLGERTARMDFLPAFERAIKEAGALNVMSAYSELDGIPCTGNEWLLTDVLRNEWGFKGYAVSDLGAMRFLWNVHHFAESPQDAIRKATQAGMDMQFYDFTDSTYQATLIDLVQTGKLDEKYIDRAVKGILYTKFRLGLFEEPFITQERIDEYYHCDDHIQTALNIAEEGIVLLENDGILPLEPNKYKKIAVLGPLANYAELGGYTAADAEGVSLMDGLKTASPQTQFVYEQGATIVERGTVIDSKYLFHGNGQKGLQASFYNNMELKGEPVLTRVDELVDFEWPWNPYPGIEDDFFSARWEGYIKTDVDVNGWVGTSSDDGSRLYINDELVIDAWKGTTPITRAKYNFKKGVKYNIRYEFYDNQWHATASLRWSKKNEGIARAVKLARQSDLAIITVGENTKTVNENRDVATLGLSSDQEELIKEVHKTGKPYIVVLQNGRSLATNWVSENANALVEAWFAGEQGGNAIANVLFGKTNPSGRMPVSVAKSVGQLPIYYNQKPTTIYRYVDEDDQPLYPFGYGLSYSSFEYNNLKVAVDESTGDFKVNVSVDVTNTSMVDGKEVVQIYLRDLKSSVTTPVKSLKAFDKQMIKAGETKTFTFTLGKQDLRLWNVDKQWAVEAGVFRVMTGSNSNDLSLQEEFTLKNSYQLED; from the coding sequence ATGAAAAGGATTGCACAATTACTGTTAATTGCCCTGGTGGTTTCGGCCTGCGGTAGGACAGAGGGGTGGAAAGATGCATCGTTACCGGAAGAGACACGAGCGGAACTTCTTTTGAAGGAGATGACGCTACAGGAAAAGGTGCGTCAGATGAACATGACCCGGGGAGATTATCTGAAAGTGGATGGTGAGATTAATAAGGAAAAAGTTACAGAGCAGGTTGGGGATCTGGGATTGGGATCTATTCATGATTTCTATCCTAAAACAGCTGAGGAATATAATACGGTACAACGTATTACCATCGAAAACTCTCGTTTAGGTATTCCTGTGATGTTGATGGAAGAGATGCTTCATGGTTATCTGACTCAGGGAGCAACTGTTTTTCCAATGCCAATTGGTATGGGAGCTTCATGGAATAAAGAACTGATGAATAAAGTGGGTAAGGTTATTGGTACCGAAGCCCGTATTCATGGGGCTCATGTTGCTTTAGGTCCTACTTTAGGTATTGCCCGCGAGCCACGCTGGGGTAGAGTAGCCGAATTATATTCAGAAGATACTTATTTAACTTCAGAAATTGGAGTGCAGATCATACAAGGAATGGGTGGTCTGGATCCTAAATCACCTTTTTCGATGGTTGCAGGACCCAAGCATTATGCGGTTCACTCTGCACCTATCTCTGGATCGAATGCCTCACCAGTATTGCTAGGCGAGCGTACTGCCCGAATGGATTTTCTGCCTGCGTTTGAGCGTGCCATCAAAGAGGCAGGTGCCTTAAATGTGATGTCGGCTTATTCTGAGTTGGACGGAATCCCATGTACCGGAAACGAATGGTTGTTAACTGATGTGTTGCGCAATGAATGGGGATTTAAAGGATATGCTGTATCTGACCTTGGTGCCATGCGTTTCCTTTGGAATGTACATCACTTTGCAGAGTCTCCACAGGATGCAATCCGCAAAGCAACACAAGCTGGTATGGATATGCAGTTCTACGATTTCACAGACAGTACTTATCAGGCTACTTTAATTGATCTGGTACAAACAGGTAAATTGGATGAGAAATACATCGATCGCGCTGTAAAAGGAATCCTTTATACCAAGTTCCGCCTGGGATTGTTTGAAGAGCCTTTTATTACACAGGAAAGAATTGATGAGTATTACCATTGTGATGATCATATTCAAACTGCTTTAAATATTGCTGAAGAAGGTATAGTATTGTTGGAGAACGACGGAATCCTTCCATTGGAACCCAATAAATATAAGAAGATTGCTGTATTAGGTCCTTTGGCCAACTATGCTGAACTGGGTGGTTACACCGCAGCTGATGCTGAAGGGGTTTCGTTGATGGATGGATTAAAAACTGCTTCACCACAAACACAATTTGTTTATGAACAGGGAGCAACTATTGTTGAGCGAGGAACAGTTATTGACAGTAAGTATCTTTTCCATGGAAATGGTCAGAAAGGTTTACAAGCATCTTTCTATAATAATATGGAATTGAAAGGAGAACCAGTGCTGACTCGTGTTGATGAGTTGGTTGATTTTGAATGGCCCTGGAATCCATATCCGGGTATTGAAGATGACTTCTTTTCGGCTCGTTGGGAAGGATATATTAAAACTGATGTGGATGTAAACGGCTGGGTTGGTACTAGCTCTGATGATGGCTCGCGTTTGTACATCAACGATGAGTTGGTGATTGATGCCTGGAAAGGAACAACTCCTATTACGAGAGCTAAATACAATTTCAAAAAAGGAGTTAAATACAATATTCGCTACGAATTTTACGACAATCAATGGCATGCAACAGCATCTTTGCGATGGTCGAAAAAGAATGAAGGTATTGCCCGTGCAGTTAAGCTGGCACGTCAATCTGATCTGGCTATTATCACTGTTGGAGAAAATACCAAAACAGTAAATGAAAATCGTGATGTGGCTACCCTTGGATTATCTTCTGATCAGGAAGAATTGATTAAAGAAGTACATAAAACGGGTAAGCCATATATTGTTGTATTGCAAAACGGTCGTTCATTGGCCACCAACTGGGTTTCGGAAAATGCAAATGCACTGGTTGAGGCTTGGTTTGCAGGTGAGCAAGGCGGAAATGCCATTGCCAACGTTTTATTTGGCAAAACAAACCCATCAGGACGAATGCCGGTTTCGGTTGCCAAGTCGGTTGGGCAGCTACCTATATACTACAATCAAAAGCCTACAACCATCTATCGCTATGTTGATGAAGATGATCAGCCGTTATATCCTTTCGGATACGGTTTATCTTATTCGTCATTCGAATATAATAACCTGAAAGTAGCTGTTGATGAGTCTACAGGTGACTTTAAAGTGAATGTGAGCGTTGATGTTACCAACACTTCTATGGTAGATGGTAAAGAAGTGGTTCAGATTTACCTTCGAGATTTAAAATCGTCGGTAACTACGCCGGTTAAATCACTGAAGGCATTTGATAAACAAATGATCAAGGCTGGTGAGACAAAGACTTTTACCTTTACTTTGGGTAAACAGGATTTGAGATTATGGAATGTTGATAAACAATGGGCCGTTGAAGCAGGTGTATTCAGGGTAATGACAGGTTCTAATTCCAATGATCTTTCATTACAGGAAGAATTCACTTTAAAGAACAGTTATCAGTTAGAAGACTAA
- a CDS encoding alpha-L-fucosidase — MEKRIVFCLFVLSLIVGCNGPSGLLMKTANTIAVTATDTPDSIILKAAHVVPTQEQIKALEDEFIAFIHFGPNTFTQKEWGNGFEDPMVFNLQNINTDQWCESIKAAGMTKVIFTAKHHDGFVLWQSRYTKHGVMSSPFENGKGDVLKHLSVSCQKYGLKLGIYLSPADLYQIENPDGLYGNLSSYTDRVIPRPVEGRPFENKATFTANVDDYNEYFMNQLFELLTEYGPIHEVWFDGAHPKHKGGQKYNYRAWRKMIKELAPDAVIFGKEDIRWCGNEEGDTRNTEWNVIPYQDNPQTMNMFPDLMDHDLASEEKLVQGKYLHYQPAETNTSIREGWFYRDDLTQMVRSTDDVFDMYERSVGGNSIFLLNIPPNRDGLFSDEDVKVLKETGERIRDTYGTNLFASAAGSTKVLDGNTSTFELLDETNNSIEITTNEPVTINRFVIQEAIQSHGERVADHKVEAWIKGEWKEIAKGTNIGYKRILRFPQVTSDKFRFTVLDLRYYPAIANIAAYYCDVQPPQLQLTRDIEGKVTIEPSKHVFRWKLHGLDPVANLNKNLQIRYTLDGSEPTMESELFTVPVLIESAEVKARAFNNGKQGPVLIQNVGLIKKDWKVKSTSSQLKDHEAVLAIDADVETYWLTKAGHNHTITIDLSELKTLKGFSYTPQKENKAGMIQRGVVEISSNGKSWVKADNFEFGNLINMPTTRTHYFKESVEAKFVRITTKEIAGDSQQAAIAEIELF; from the coding sequence ATGGAAAAACGCATTGTCTTTTGCCTGTTTGTTTTGTCGTTAATTGTCGGTTGTAATGGACCGTCTGGTTTATTAATGAAAACTGCCAATACTATTGCTGTTACAGCGACAGATACGCCAGATAGTATAATTTTAAAGGCAGCTCACGTTGTTCCAACTCAGGAGCAAATCAAAGCTTTAGAAGATGAGTTTATTGCTTTTATACACTTTGGTCCAAATACTTTCACCCAAAAAGAGTGGGGTAATGGCTTTGAAGATCCAATGGTTTTTAACCTTCAAAATATTAATACAGACCAATGGTGCGAAAGCATTAAGGCAGCCGGCATGACAAAGGTTATTTTTACCGCCAAACATCATGACGGATTTGTTCTATGGCAAAGCCGTTATACTAAACACGGTGTGATGTCGTCTCCTTTTGAAAATGGAAAAGGTGATGTGTTGAAACACTTATCTGTCTCGTGTCAAAAATATGGGTTAAAGCTGGGAATCTATCTTTCACCTGCTGATTTATACCAGATTGAAAATCCGGATGGTTTATATGGAAATCTAAGTTCTTATACCGATAGAGTTATTCCTCGACCTGTAGAAGGGCGTCCGTTTGAAAACAAAGCCACTTTCACGGCCAATGTGGATGATTATAATGAGTATTTTATGAATCAGCTTTTTGAATTACTCACCGAGTATGGACCTATTCATGAGGTTTGGTTCGATGGAGCTCATCCAAAACATAAAGGTGGTCAAAAGTATAACTACCGCGCCTGGAGAAAGATGATTAAAGAGTTAGCACCCGATGCTGTTATCTTTGGTAAAGAAGATATTCGTTGGTGTGGTAACGAGGAAGGGGATACACGCAATACTGAGTGGAATGTTATTCCTTATCAGGATAATCCTCAAACCATGAATATGTTTCCGGATTTGATGGATCATGATCTTGCGAGTGAGGAGAAGCTGGTGCAAGGAAAGTATTTGCATTATCAACCAGCCGAAACCAATACATCAATTCGTGAAGGATGGTTTTATCGTGATGATCTTACGCAAATGGTGCGAAGTACAGATGATGTTTTTGATATGTATGAACGTTCTGTGGGTGGAAACTCAATCTTCCTGTTAAACATACCTCCAAATCGGGATGGTTTATTTTCTGATGAGGATGTCAAAGTATTGAAAGAAACAGGTGAAAGAATTAGAGATACTTACGGAACTAATTTGTTTGCATCAGCAGCCGGTTCAACTAAGGTATTGGATGGAAATACTTCCACTTTTGAATTGCTTGATGAAACAAACAATAGCATTGAGATTACCACTAATGAGCCTGTAACCATCAATCGTTTTGTAATTCAGGAAGCTATTCAGTCGCATGGCGAGCGTGTTGCTGACCATAAGGTGGAAGCCTGGATTAAAGGTGAATGGAAGGAGATTGCAAAAGGAACTAATATTGGTTATAAACGAATTCTTCGTTTCCCTCAGGTTACTTCCGATAAGTTCCGGTTCACTGTTCTTGATTTGCGATATTATCCGGCAATTGCAAATATAGCAGCTTATTATTGTGATGTTCAGCCACCTCAGTTGCAGCTGACACGTGATATCGAAGGAAAAGTAACCATTGAACCCAGTAAGCATGTTTTTCGCTGGAAATTACATGGGTTGGATCCGGTGGCTAATTTGAATAAAAATCTGCAAATCAGATATACGTTGGATGGATCTGAGCCAACGATGGAATCTGAGCTGTTTACTGTACCTGTTTTGATTGAATCAGCTGAAGTGAAAGCCCGTGCGTTTAATAATGGAAAGCAGGGTCCTGTTTTGATTCAGAATGTTGGGTTGATTAAAAAAGATTGGAAAGTGAAAAGCACTAGTTCTCAGCTGAAAGATCATGAAGCAGTTCTTGCTATTGATGCAGATGTTGAAACATACTGGTTGACAAAAGCCGGACATAATCATACTATTACCATTGATCTTTCGGAGTTGAAAACCTTGAAAGGATTCTCTTATACTCCGCAAAAAGAAAACAAGGCTGGAATGATTCAGCGCGGTGTGGTAGAGATAAGCAGTAACGGAAAATCATGGGTTAAGGCAGACAATTTTGAGTTTGGTAATCTGATAAACATGCCAACAACTCGTACACATTATTTCAAAGAGTCGGTTGAGGCTAAATTTGTAAGAATTACAACAAAGGAAATTGCTGGAGACAGCCAACAGGCTGCTATAGCGGAAATAGAACTGTTTTAG
- a CDS encoding PNGase F N-terminal domain-containing protein: MFKYIFIFSLILTLTSCSSKQDAIGDKEIEIFQNEAINFNPEENTTNLSDDIIKIDNGRIILKKVSLPKYSKHVNINIEAEIVSAGDPWDKTGSLFIIPSSSSINFLTEHNAFIDIYKDTKDKDLFAGVIPTGKYSPAIELLRFMTPFGVGHFSHDEQILKRKPVYIPHWEEKVTWTQDITQLCSELENEVWIGAFIDVWTKQGYAISAKLKYLESKAEVYKKENTEVIPLANTVRYISPQRLFDGFSRNDITYDFEVTEDFSTAQLYYITTGHGGHSEGDEFVKKENIVSVNGTVLYKDIPWRDDCASFRRFNPHSGVWTMKRTARVGNLRTGDTKESEIEEFIASSDLSRSNWCPGSQVEPMVLNVTNLKKGKNSITISIPEAQPEATNELNHWNVSAYIVLTR, encoded by the coding sequence ATGTTTAAATATATCTTCATTTTTTCGCTGATCCTTACTCTTACATCATGTTCAAGCAAACAAGATGCAATTGGAGATAAAGAGATTGAAATTTTTCAGAATGAAGCTATCAACTTTAATCCAGAAGAGAACACAACCAATCTGAGTGATGATATTATCAAAATAGACAACGGCAGAATCATTCTCAAAAAAGTATCCTTACCAAAGTATTCAAAACATGTGAACATCAACATTGAAGCCGAAATTGTTTCAGCAGGTGATCCGTGGGATAAGACAGGATCCTTATTTATCATTCCATCGTCAAGCAGCATAAATTTTTTAACGGAACACAATGCTTTTATTGACATATATAAAGACACAAAAGACAAAGACTTATTTGCAGGAGTAATTCCAACAGGTAAATATTCGCCTGCAATTGAACTTTTACGTTTTATGACTCCTTTTGGCGTTGGCCATTTCTCTCACGATGAGCAAATTCTGAAACGCAAACCTGTTTATATTCCTCACTGGGAAGAAAAAGTAACCTGGACACAAGACATCACTCAGCTTTGCAGCGAACTGGAAAATGAAGTTTGGATAGGTGCATTTATTGATGTTTGGACAAAACAAGGTTATGCCATTTCTGCCAAATTAAAATATCTGGAGTCAAAGGCTGAAGTCTATAAAAAGGAAAATACTGAGGTGATTCCACTTGCCAATACAGTCCGTTATATTAGTCCTCAGCGATTATTCGATGGATTCAGCCGAAACGACATCACCTATGATTTTGAAGTAACAGAGGATTTTTCAACAGCACAGTTATATTACATTACAACCGGGCATGGAGGTCATAGCGAGGGAGATGAATTTGTTAAGAAAGAAAATATTGTATCCGTAAACGGAACTGTCCTTTATAAAGATATACCCTGGAGAGATGATTGTGCGTCATTTCGTCGATTCAATCCCCACTCTGGTGTTTGGACCATGAAAAGAACGGCTCGTGTTGGTAATCTTAGAACTGGCGATACCAAAGAATCAGAAATTGAAGAATTTATAGCTTCATCTGATTTATCAAGATCGAACTGGTGCCCCGGCTCTCAGGTCGAACCAATGGTTTTAAATGTGACAAACCTGAAAAAAGGTAAGAACAGCATAACCATCAGCATACCTGAAGCTCAACCTGAAGCTACCAATGAGTTGAATCACTGGAATGTTTCAGCCTACATTGTTTTAACCCGATAA
- a CDS encoding DeoR/GlpR family DNA-binding transcription regulator, with the protein MLKEERQNIILEKIKQSSKVLSSELSIDLNVSEDTIRRDLKELSQQGLIRKVHGGAILTESSSYIPMKYDDRKTFAAKEKQLIAQKAVSLLKDDMLIFIDGGTTNLEIAKQLPSDIKLSVMTNCLPVASELLSKSNVHTYFLGGEFLSDVPITVGTDTLNLLNEVNADIFFIGTRSLSIDRGLTDIDRSEVLVKRKMAERSAKTVSVALSEKLNSVQNFNIIPIEKLDVLITELSPDNPILKPYIKLGSLQII; encoded by the coding sequence ATGTTAAAAGAAGAAAGACAAAATATCATCTTAGAAAAAATCAAACAATCATCTAAGGTATTATCATCTGAGCTAAGCATTGATTTAAATGTTTCGGAAGACACCATTCGACGCGATTTAAAAGAACTTTCGCAACAAGGTTTGATACGTAAGGTGCATGGTGGAGCCATCTTAACTGAATCATCATCGTACATACCAATGAAATACGATGACAGAAAAACATTTGCAGCCAAAGAAAAACAATTGATTGCTCAAAAGGCTGTTTCATTGCTGAAAGATGATATGCTGATATTTATTGACGGAGGAACCACCAATCTGGAAATAGCAAAACAGCTGCCTTCTGATATTAAACTATCGGTTATGACCAATTGTCTGCCAGTTGCATCGGAATTATTATCAAAAAGCAATGTTCATACTTACTTCTTAGGTGGAGAATTTTTATCTGATGTACCCATCACAGTGGGCACAGATACTTTAAACCTGTTAAACGAAGTAAATGCCGACATATTTTTTATTGGAACACGAAGCCTCAGTATCGACAGAGGTCTAACTGATATTGACAGGTCGGAAGTATTGGTAAAACGTAAAATGGCCGAACGAAGTGCAAAAACTGTTTCAGTGGCACTGAGCGAAAAACTGAATTCCGTTCAGAATTTCAACATAATACCTATTGAAAAACTGGATGTTTTAATCACGGAACTCAGCCCGGATAATCCTATATTAAAACCATATATAAAACTTGGTTCGTTACAAATAATATAA
- a CDS encoding copper homeostasis protein CutC yields MYKLEVSTYSIEGVKEALKLGVDRLELCANIKEGGTTPSYGFIKVALNTGHPNVFIIVRPRGGDFLYSNDEFDIIKKDIIEAKKMGVHGVVCGILNADGSIDKCRTRQLVELAEPMKFTFHRAFDMSRDYKKSLADLIDLKVDTVLTSGTKETALEGKEIIKELVEMAAGKINILVGSGVNASNIEELQVATGANEYHMSAVKMVQSEMTFTNNNLNMGNIESEEYLKQTVDKEKIEAAMKVINKLNNAL; encoded by the coding sequence ATGTATAAATTAGAAGTTAGCACTTACAGTATTGAAGGTGTAAAAGAAGCATTAAAATTGGGAGTTGACAGACTGGAGCTATGTGCCAACATTAAAGAAGGAGGTACTACTCCCAGCTATGGATTTATAAAGGTAGCCTTAAACACAGGCCACCCCAATGTTTTTATAATTGTTCGTCCTCGCGGAGGTGATTTTCTATACTCTAATGATGAATTCGACATCATTAAAAAAGACATCATCGAAGCAAAAAAAATGGGCGTTCACGGTGTAGTCTGCGGTATTTTAAATGCTGATGGATCAATTGACAAATGCAGAACACGACAACTGGTAGAATTAGCAGAACCAATGAAATTTACCTTTCACCGAGCTTTTGACATGTCGCGTGATTATAAAAAATCATTAGCCGATTTAATTGACTTAAAAGTAGATACCGTGTTAACTTCGGGAACAAAAGAAACTGCTTTAGAAGGAAAAGAAATTATTAAAGAACTGGTTGAAATGGCCGCAGGCAAAATAAATATATTGGTTGGAAGTGGTGTTAATGCCAGCAATATAGAAGAATTACAAGTTGCAACAGGTGCCAATGAATATCACATGTCAGCAGTTAAAATGGTTCAGTCAGAAATGACTTTTACCAACAACAATTTAAATATGGGTAACATCGAATCAGAAGAATACCTAAAACAAACTGTTGACAAAGAAAAGATTGAAGCCGCAATGAAGGTCATCAATAAACTGAATAACGCATTATAA